The following are from one region of the Paenibacillus sp. KS-LC4 genome:
- a CDS encoding nitrous oxide reductase accessory protein NosL, with protein MKKKSFNAMLLIIVIALLTSACGAKEYKPQAINEETDTCVICNMAVKDDPYATQIITKDGQSLKFDDIGCMNDWKVQNGMETVGAEFVRDHNSGNWLKYENAYYAYDAEYVTPMAYGVIAFENQASAQAYIAEQGKGELLSSADLKDHKWEVNRDMMDMENMEMHNESMHSHDNKEEMEMGHGTEGKDS; from the coding sequence ATGAAAAAGAAGTCATTTAACGCCATGCTTTTGATAATAGTTATTGCACTGCTAACGAGTGCCTGTGGAGCAAAGGAATACAAGCCGCAGGCAATTAATGAAGAAACCGATACATGTGTCATTTGTAACATGGCGGTAAAAGACGACCCTTATGCTACGCAAATCATTACGAAGGATGGACAATCCCTGAAATTTGATGACATTGGCTGTATGAACGATTGGAAGGTTCAAAATGGAATGGAGACGGTAGGAGCAGAGTTTGTTAGGGACCATAACAGCGGGAACTGGCTCAAATATGAAAATGCCTATTATGCTTACGACGCGGAATATGTGACCCCGATGGCTTACGGCGTTATCGCCTTTGAGAACCAGGCTTCCGCACAAGCATATATCGCTGAACAAGGGAAGGGCGAATTGCTTAGCTCAGCTGATCTAAAGGATCATAAGTGGGAAGTGAACCGCGATATGATGGACATGGAAAATATGGAGATGCACAACGAAAGCATGCACTCCCATGATAATAAAGAAGAGATGGAAATGGGTCATGGAACAGAAGGGAAGGACTCGTGA